From a single Kitasatospora sp. NBC_00458 genomic region:
- a CDS encoding sensor histidine kinase, giving the protein MRPHHRAAVTAQTREPPVSPPSAIRPIGVLRAGPPNPLGRLLPSAWSDRTGLPARLRTNPRDAALAGAALAAMAVERFQSADALRTGLPAALVFSAVAAGALAVRRSLPLAGYLVGSAALSAEALFVLPSAVSPYANLVGLYSLGLHGTRRRAWLGPFAALLGMAAYFADLARTYPAVPAIPAGVLFLWLLGWAVGYGTARRAEEREAARRRLRQQVVAEERARLARELHDLVGHTLNVVLVQAGAARRLLDREPERTRELLSGMEHSGREALDDLDRVLGLLRRGAEVPGGPALQPGLADLDRLTGRLEQAGLLVSVRVDPGARRVPRSLDVSAYRIVQEALTNTVKHARARAVSVTVRCAGGSLDIEVSDDGRGAEAGYTPGRGLLGITERVSMLGGSVEHERGERGGFRLRAVLPIP; this is encoded by the coding sequence GTGCGCCCGCACCACCGCGCGGCGGTCACCGCCCAGACCCGGGAGCCGCCCGTGAGCCCTCCGTCCGCGATCCGGCCGATCGGCGTGCTCCGTGCGGGCCCGCCGAACCCGCTGGGCCGGCTGCTCCCGTCGGCCTGGTCCGACCGGACTGGCCTGCCGGCCCGGCTCCGGACCAACCCCAGGGACGCCGCGCTGGCGGGCGCGGCCCTGGCCGCCATGGCCGTCGAACGGTTCCAGTCGGCCGACGCGCTGCGCACCGGGCTGCCCGCCGCGCTGGTGTTCAGCGCGGTCGCGGCCGGCGCGCTGGCCGTCCGGCGGTCCCTGCCGCTGGCCGGCTACCTGGTGGGCTCGGCGGCGCTCTCGGCGGAGGCGCTGTTCGTCCTGCCCAGCGCCGTCTCGCCGTACGCGAACCTGGTCGGCCTCTACTCGCTCGGCCTGCACGGGACGCGCCGGCGCGCCTGGCTCGGGCCGTTCGCCGCCCTGCTCGGGATGGCCGCCTACTTCGCCGACCTCGCCCGCACCTACCCCGCCGTCCCCGCGATCCCGGCAGGCGTCCTCTTCCTCTGGCTGCTCGGCTGGGCCGTCGGCTACGGGACGGCCCGGCGGGCCGAGGAGCGGGAGGCCGCCAGGCGGCGGCTGCGCCAGCAGGTCGTGGCCGAGGAACGGGCCCGGCTGGCCCGCGAACTGCACGACCTGGTCGGGCACACCCTGAACGTCGTGCTGGTCCAGGCCGGTGCCGCCCGCCGGCTGCTCGACCGCGAGCCCGAACGCACCCGCGAACTGCTCTCCGGGATGGAGCACAGCGGCCGCGAGGCGCTCGACGACCTCGACCGCGTCCTCGGGCTGCTGCGGCGGGGCGCCGAGGTGCCCGGCGGGCCCGCCCTGCAGCCGGGCCTGGCCGACCTGGACCGGCTCACCGGGCGGCTGGAGCAGGCCGGCCTGCTGGTCAGCGTGCGGGTCGACCCGGGCGCCCGGCGGGTGCCGCGCAGCCTCGACGTGTCGGCGTACCGGATCGTCCAGGAGGCGCTCACCAACACCGTGAAGCACGCCCGGGCGCGGGCCGTCTCGGTCACCGTCCGGTGCGCCGGGGGCTCGCTCGACATCGAGGTGAGCGACGACGGCCGGGGCGCCGAGGCCGGGTACACGCCCGGCCGGGGCCTGCTGGGCATCACCGAGCGGGTCTCGATGCTCGGCGGCAGTGTCGAGCACGAGCGCGGCGAGCGGGGCGGCTTCCGGCTCCGCGCCGTGCTCCCGATCCCGTGA
- a CDS encoding response regulator transcription factor produces the protein MADDDALLRAGVALVLETDDRIEVVGQASDGLQAVELCRRLGPDVVLMDVRMPGIDGVEATRRITAAGPATRVLVLTTFHHDDYVWGALRAGAAGFLLKRASAERLIDAVHTLAGGESVLDPAVTRDLVAQVVGRGPERPPPSPEDTRLAQLTAREREVLRLAAEGRSNREIASVLVLAESTVKTHMKRILAKIDARDRAQAVAISYRSGLMPPRDPLGGY, from the coding sequence GTGGCCGACGACGACGCACTGCTGCGCGCGGGGGTGGCCCTCGTGCTGGAGACCGACGACCGGATCGAGGTGGTCGGCCAGGCCTCGGACGGGCTTCAGGCGGTGGAGCTCTGCCGCCGGCTGGGACCGGACGTCGTCCTGATGGACGTCCGGATGCCGGGGATCGACGGTGTGGAGGCGACCCGCCGGATCACCGCCGCCGGACCGGCCACCCGGGTGCTCGTGCTGACCACCTTCCACCACGACGACTACGTGTGGGGCGCGCTGCGGGCCGGGGCGGCCGGCTTCCTGCTCAAGCGGGCGTCGGCCGAGCGGCTCATCGACGCCGTCCACACGCTCGCCGGGGGCGAGTCCGTGCTGGACCCGGCGGTCACCCGGGACCTGGTGGCGCAGGTGGTCGGCCGGGGTCCGGAGCGGCCCCCGCCGTCGCCGGAGGACACCCGGCTCGCCCAGCTGACGGCGCGCGAGCGGGAGGTGCTGCGGCTGGCGGCGGAGGGGCGGTCCAACCGCGAGATCGCCTCGGTGCTCGTCCTCGCCGAGTCGACGGTGAAGACCCACATGAAGCGGATCCTGGCGAAGATCGACGCCCGGGACCGCGCCCAGGCGGTCGCCATCTCGTACCGGAGCGGGCTGATGCCGCCCCGGGACCCGCTGGGCGGGTACTGA
- a CDS encoding MFS transporter — MRTIDPPAAVEQRKLPLPALLALATAVFVTALTETLPAGVLPAMSADLGVGESAAGQAVTVYAIGTAATAVPLTAATAGWGRRRLLLTAMAGFAVANTVTALSDDYPLTMAARFVAGVAAGLAWALLAGYARRLAPPELQGRAIAIAMTGVPLALSLGVPAGTFLGKVLDWRAPFLIMTVLAVAVTAWIAATVPEHPGLARAERTPVLRALAVPGVTPVLAVTFVFVLAHTVLYTYIAPYLDRRGMGGATDAVLLAFGVASLVSIWFTGANIHRRLRALTVASTLLVAAAAAVLGVLAGSAAPVYAAAVLWGLGWGGVPTLLQTAAGEAGGGQADAAQAMLVTLWNAAMAGGGVAGGLLLDGLGADSFPWAVLLLLLPVLAVVLAARTHAFPARRTGAP, encoded by the coding sequence ATGCGGACCATCGACCCACCCGCCGCCGTCGAGCAGCGGAAGCTTCCCCTGCCCGCCCTGCTGGCACTCGCCACCGCCGTCTTCGTCACGGCCCTCACCGAAACCCTGCCCGCGGGCGTCCTGCCCGCCATGAGCGCCGACCTCGGCGTCGGCGAGTCCGCCGCGGGCCAGGCCGTCACCGTCTACGCGATCGGCACGGCCGCCACCGCCGTGCCGCTCACCGCGGCCACCGCCGGCTGGGGGCGCCGCCGCCTGCTGCTCACCGCCATGGCCGGCTTCGCCGTCGCCAACACCGTCACCGCCCTGTCCGACGACTACCCGCTCACCATGGCCGCCCGGTTCGTCGCCGGGGTCGCCGCCGGCCTCGCCTGGGCGCTGCTGGCCGGGTACGCCCGCCGGCTCGCACCGCCCGAGCTCCAGGGCCGGGCCATCGCCATCGCGATGACCGGCGTCCCGCTCGCCCTGTCGCTGGGGGTGCCCGCCGGCACCTTCCTCGGCAAGGTGCTCGACTGGCGGGCCCCGTTCCTGATCATGACCGTGCTGGCCGTCGCCGTGACCGCCTGGATCGCCGCGACCGTCCCCGAACACCCCGGCCTGGCCCGCGCCGAACGGACCCCGGTGCTGCGCGCCCTGGCCGTCCCCGGGGTGACCCCGGTCCTCGCCGTGACCTTCGTCTTCGTCCTCGCGCACACCGTCCTCTACACCTACATCGCCCCCTACCTCGACCGGCGCGGCATGGGCGGCGCCACCGACGCCGTGCTGCTCGCCTTCGGCGTGGCCTCGCTGGTGAGCATCTGGTTCACCGGCGCGAACATCCACCGCCGGCTGCGCGCCCTGACCGTCGCCTCCACCCTGCTGGTCGCCGCCGCGGCCGCCGTCCTCGGCGTGCTGGCCGGCAGCGCCGCCCCGGTCTACGCGGCCGCGGTGCTCTGGGGCCTCGGCTGGGGCGGCGTCCCCACCCTGCTGCAGACCGCCGCCGGCGAGGCGGGCGGCGGCCAGGCGGACGCCGCGCAGGCGATGCTGGTCACCCTCTGGAACGCGGCGATGGCCGGCGGGGGCGTGGCCGGGGGCCTGCTGCTGGACGGGCTCGGCGCGGACTCCTTCCCGTGGGCCGTGCTGCTCCTGCTGCTCCCCGTCCTCGCGGTCGTCCTCGCGGCCCGCACCCACGCCTTCCCGGCGCGCCGGACCGGCGCCCCCTGA
- a CDS encoding MerR family transcriptional regulator translates to MRIGELSERTGASRRLLRYYEEQGLILADRCGNGYRAYDEPTVDRVLQIRGLLDSGLPTRIIKQILPCLDKPRAIHFPDATPEMIATLEQELAGMSERIRCLTRNRDAIAEYLEAVRVDH, encoded by the coding sequence ATGCGGATCGGCGAGCTGTCCGAACGGACCGGGGCCTCCCGGCGGCTGCTGCGCTACTACGAGGAGCAGGGCCTGATCCTGGCCGACCGCTGCGGCAACGGCTACCGCGCCTACGACGAGCCGACCGTGGACCGGGTGCTGCAGATCCGGGGGCTGCTCGACTCGGGGCTGCCGACCAGGATCATCAAACAGATCCTGCCCTGCCTGGACAAGCCCCGGGCCATCCACTTCCCGGACGCCACACCGGAGATGATCGCCACCCTGGAGCAGGAGCTGGCCGGCATGAGCGAGCGGATCCGCTGCCTCACCCGCAACCGGGACGCGATCGCGGAGTACCTGGAGGCCGTGCGGGTGGACCACTGA